The following nucleotide sequence is from Barnesiella propionica.
AGATGAACCAAGGTATTGAGATTTTACCCGACTTTTCTTTGAACAGGAATGTCGTGATGATAGCCATAGGGATGATCCATAATGCCCGGGTCAGTTTGACCAGAGTGGCTATTTCAAGGGCTTTGCTGCCGTAGGCCGCTCCGGCCCCTACAACCGAGCTGGTATCATGTATGGCGATAGCGGCCCACATTCCGAATTGCTCCTGGGTCATTTCCAGCCAATGGCCTATCGGTGGGAATATGAACAAAGCTATTGCGTTAAGAATGAATACAGTACCCAATGCTACAGACATTTGGTTACTATCAGCTTTAAGTACTGGAGCTACGGCCGCGATAGCACTGCCACCGCAAATGGCCGTTCCCGATGAGATAAGATATGATGTCTTTTTGTTTACTTGCAGTTTCCGTCCTATAAGAAACCCCAGGATCATAACCATAGCTACGGAAATGATGGTGAACATCATACCTTCTTTTCCCGCTTTGAGAGATTCGTGTAAGTTCATTCCGAATCCTAATCCTACGACAGATATCTGTAATAGATATTTAGAACATTTTTTGCTGAATTTAGGAAAGGGCTGACCGGCTGTGAGAGCGAAAGCAAGACCGGCAAATAATGCTACGGCCGGGGATACACCGGGAATTAAAGTCAGCAATAATAAGATAATAAAGATGATACGATTGTTTTTTTGCAGGAACGTCAAAAGAGGTTTCATTTTTTCTTATTTTTATTTTCGGATGCAAAAGTAACAAGAGATAATAATATATCCTTATCAATAATAGATATGTATCATAACTAAAAGTTATAATATTTAAAACTGCTTTGTTACATAACGGATAAAATCTTTTTCCAGCCCGTTGCCTTCCCCTTGCTTTTGTACGAAACAAAACATCCGTTCGCAAGAAAAATCCTCTATATCTATAATTCTTAATTTGCCGGTTGTAAGCTCATTCATCACTGCTTGGATAGAGATTATTCCCAGGCAGTCGGTATTTTCTATAAAGCGTTTTATACTTTCGGTGCTTCCCAGTTGCATGACGATTTGAAGAGAAGATAGCTTGATATGGTGCTCGTTTAAAGAATTCTCAAGAACTTCCAGGCTTCCCGAACCTGCTTCCCGAAGTACTATAGGCAATTTTTGAAGTTCGCTTAATGTTATTTCATCCAGTTCGGCCAATTTCCCGGATGTACGCGTTACCAGTACCAATTCATCTTTCATGAACGGAGTATAGTGCAGGTGAGACTGGCGGCTGTAGCCTTCGACCAATCCGAGGTCTATCCTGTGTTCGTCCAATGCTTTTTCAATTTCTCGTGTATTTCCGTTAACGAGAGAGAGTTTGATATGCTTGAATTTTTGTATAAAAGAAGCCAAGTAACCGGGCAGTACGTATTGTGCGATAGTGGTACTCGCTCCCAGTCTCAACTCTCCCATATGGCGTTCGCTCAATAAATTCATTTCAAAATCAAGTTGCCGGTATTGTCCCAGGATTTTTTCAGCATGGCTTAACAGTAGTTCTCCATCGGCTGTAAGTGAAATATGGGTTCCTTTGCGTTCGAAAAGACGTATTTTATATTCAGCTTCCAGTTCTTGTATATGTTTACTGATTGCCGGCTGGCTTATAAATAATTCTTTTGAAGCTTTTGTGAAACTCAGGTTCCGGGCTACACTGCAAAAGACTTTCAGTCTGAAGTCGATCATATGTGCAATATTATTATATTCTTTTATTCATTCCATATGTTCCAGGCAGCGAATGCCTGAAGAAGGAGCATTTCCAGTCCGTTCTTTGCTTCTGCTCCATATTGCTTTGCCTTTTTCATGAAAAGCGTTTCGTCCGGATTGTAAATCAGGTCGTAACACAAATGTTGGCTGTTCATTAAATGATAAGGGATGTCAGGACAATTGTCTTCATGCGGGTACATACCTACCGGAGTGGTATTAATAATTATTTTATGCGTGTCCATGATGTCTGGTGTCAATTCCGCGTAAGTCAGGCGGCCGGGTGTGGCTGTTCGGGAAACGTATGTAGGTTCTATTTTTAAAGATTCCAGCCCGCAAAATACGGCTTTGGCGGCGCCTCCGGTTCCTAATACCAGCGCCTTATTCCGCTCCGGCGTGAGTAGCGGACTTATAGAGTCGGTAAAACCTACGACATCGGAGTTATAGCCTTTTAATGTGAGCCTTCCTTTCGAACGGATGAATTTTATTACATTTACCGCTCCGATACGGGCGGCCGTTTCATCCATTTCATCCATATAGGCGATGACTTTTTCCTTGTATGGAATGGTGACGTTCATTCCTGCAAGTCCAGGGTTTGTGTCTATAATTCTTTTTAATTCTTCAATTCGGGGAATTTCGAAGTTTATATATTCGGCATTTATTTTTTCCATCTCGAACTTCTCATTGAAATATGATTTCGAAAAAGAATGAATGAGCGGGTAGCCGATTAGCCCGTAGATCTGTTTCATAATTTAAAACCTTAAAATTATCCTTTGTACTTCGATTGTTTTAAAACGGTATTTGCCATGTCTTGCCGGATGATGTCTGTAATATTTGCTTCCGGTACATTCCTGAGATATGCTTTCACCAACTGGTACCCGATCCATCGGCCGGTTCTTCCGGGAGATTCAGCCGTTAAAGGGGAAGTAAAAGGAGCCGGGTTCAAATATTTGTTTTGTAAAAGCATATCGCCCGAGAACAGATGTTTTTCACTTACCATTTTGTTCCATATTTTAGATTCATTTTTCCGGCACCAGTCCAGTTGCTCTTGACTGAAACCGAGAAGATCTTCTTCCTTTTTATCGGGGAATATCTGTTCAAGCAGGTATATCACAGCACCTTCATAAACAATATGGTCCAGTAGGGTGGCATTTTCTTTCCGGAAAGGTTCTTCGGTATAAATAACAGCTGATATTATATCCAGAGGAATTTGACGCCGTATTTTACTTTTTAGCTCGTAATCATAAAAGAGGCCTTTATATAACCGATAATCACTTCCAAGGTAATTGTCTATGGATACGGAAATAAGGCTGTCTGCGATGATAACAGGAACACCCAGACCTGATACATGCGATAGAATCCGGGGGACTTTGTATTCCGGGAAGAAAGCTCCGTATCGTCCGAAAGCTTCGGATAAATTATTCTCCAGGTCCGACATATCCGAGTATTCATCCTCACAGTCGGCGTATAGTACCTTAACAGCCGTATCGCTGACGAATCGTTTTAACCCGGGAAGGTATCCTGGGGCAGTTTCCGGAGAAAGTTTTAATATGGATTGACAATACAAGGAAAAAAAAGGTGAATATTTTTTTCTGAAATTATCCCGGAATACGGAATCTTCTGAAGATACATATTCAGGCAGATGCCGGTCAAAACGTTCAATATGGATGGGAAGTATTTGTGTTGTTATGATTTTTCGCTTGCTGTCTTTACAGGCGGTAGCGATAAATATAATACTGATGGTTAAAATACCGGTTTTTAATTTTCTGTACAGGATCTTACTCATTTGCTTTCGAGATTTTTTTCAGTGATGCAAAAATAAAAGATTTATTCTTAAATGACCGGCTCCGGCTCCTATACTTTGTTAATATGTGTCCAGAAATAAAAATGAGATTGAAATCCTCTTAAATTTCTTCATATTTTGTACCTTTGTAAGATATTTTTGATTAAGCATGTTTTTATTTGAAGTAATCTGCATTTACAGTATTTTGTTGAATAAATAACATGTAATTGTATGAAAGTAGTATCGTATATTGAGAGATGAATATTACAAAGATAATAGGTAAAGTCGCTATCCTGACCATGATTATGATATGTGCATTTCCTGCCGGTTATGCCAAAGATTTTGTTTTGGTAATAGATGCAGGACATGGAGGACATGATTCCGGCGCAATAGGGGCTCACGCTAAAGAAAAGAATATTAACCTGGGAGTTGCTCTTAAGCTGGGTAAAATGGTGAAAGAGAATATTCCTGGTGTAAAAGTAGTCTATACCCGTAAGAACGATACATTTCTTACCTTGCAGGAACGGGCTGATGTAGCGAATAAAGCCGGAGGAGATTTGTTCATTTCTATTCATACCAATTCGGTGGACCGTAAATCTCCCAACCGCAAATCGGTGAACGGTGCATCTACCTATACGTTAGGGCTCCATCGTACCCGGGAGAATCTGGAAGTCGCTAAAAGGGAAAACTCCGTTATATTATTGGAAAAAGATTTTTCTACCCGTTATGAAGGTTTCGATCCTAATTCGTCCGAGTCTTATATTATTTTTGAATTTCAGCAGGATAAGCATATGGAACAAAGCGTGAATTTCGCATCTGATATACAACGTCAATTTAGATCGGTTGCCGGACGTGCGGATAAGGGTGTGAGACAAGCGGGATTCTGGGTGCTGGCTAAAACCAGTATGCCGTCGGTGTTGGTTGAGCTTGATTTTATTTGTAATCCTAAGGTTGAGAATTTTCTTTCTTCGGAAGAAGGCCAGCGTAAAATGGCAAAATCTATATATAACGCTTTTGTGGCGTTTAAGTCCGACTACGACAGAAAACAAAATTCTAATCGGTCTAAAGCGGAGAATACCCGGGAAAACCTTCCGGTGGAGCAGGTAGTGGAATTACCGGAAGAAAAAAATAAGAATGTTTCGCAGAAACAAGTAACGGACAATGAACAAAAGAGCGCGGTTAACAATACCGGGAAAACAGTGTATAAGATACAGCTGTTAACTTCGCCTAAAAAGTTACCTTTGAGTTCTTCTCATTTCAAAGGTCTCTCTTCCAAATCGATCGATTATTACTATGAGAATAATCTTTATAAGTATACGTATGGAGAATTTACCAGTCAGGCAGAGATAAGACGGGAATTTTCTAAGATAAAGAAGACTTTTAAAGATGCTTTTATTGTTTCTTTTAAGGATGGTAAAAGAGTAAAGTAATTTGGATGCAGAATTTATTTAGATAGATCATATAAACAAATAAAAATGAAGAAACTATTTACGAAAGAGGTGGTTATTGCCCTTTCGGTTATCGTAAGTGTAGCGATTTTAGTGACCGGGATAAATTATCTTAAAGGTGTAAATATACTTAAGCCTACTAATTATTATAATATACAATATCATAATGTAACCGGTCTTACGGTTTCTACCCCTGTGCTGATCGACGGATTTAAAGTCGGTTTGGTACGGGAAATCGTATATGACTATGAAAAACCCGGTAATATCAATGTAGAAATTGATCTGGATAAAAAATTGAAAATTCCCGAAGGAAGTAAAGCCATTATTGAGGTCGATATGTTAGGTACGGCTTCTATCGTATTGAAATTAAATAAATATGTGAGTGAATATCACAAAGTAGGGGATTATTTAGAAGGAGAAGTAAATCAGGGTCTGATGGGGAAATTACAGAACGACATTATACCCCAGGCCGCTAATTTGTTGCCTAAGCTGGACAGTATTCTCGTATGCGTGCAAGCTATCGTTTCAAATCCGGCCCTCGGTTCTTCTATTACCCGTTTGGACCGGATGACGGCAGAGTTGGAATCATCTTCGATACAATTGTCCCGGATGATGAAAAAAGATATTCCCGTAATATTAGGAAATGTATCGGAAATATCTTCCAATGTAAATACTTTAACTGGCGATTTACAGGAGTTACCTCTGAAAAGTACGATGAATTCGGTAAATGAAACGGCAGAAAACCTTAAGTTCATAACGGGACAATTACGGGCTACGGACAATACGGTGGGACTTCTTATCAATGACCGTTCTTTATATGACCGCTTGAACAGTACGGTAGGAAATGCCGATTCTTTATTGGTGGATTTGAGGTTACATCCGAAACGTTATGTGCATTTCTCAGTATTTGGTAGAAAATAAGAATAAATTTTATTATTTAGAATCAGTATAAATAAACTTGCAAGGGGCGTTTTTTTTATTAAAGACGATAAAGAGCTTTAATATACATCTTTTTATGCTTGGTGCCCAGTTATATGTATGTCGCTTATTGAATTTATATTTTTTGTAAGTATTTGATATATAGCATAGTAATGAATAAAAACATTCTGTTTGAATCTAATTTCGTAAGAGTGACATAAATAATTGTAAAACAAACAGTTGTAATATCTTTGTAAAATGCAAAAAAAAAACCGTTTGTTTTTGAAAAAAATAAGTTGAAATTTTGTATTCCGAATAATTTTTTTGATAGAAGATTTTTAGAGATGAGTTCAGATTATGTCACACTTTGGGACCGCTGTTTGAGCATTATAAAAGATAATGTGCAAGAGGCTAATTTTGATAAATGGTTTAAGCCGATTGTACCATTGAGTCTTGATAATAATGTATTGAATATTCAGGTGCCATCTTACTTTTTTGTCGAGAGACTGGAAGGTGCATATTTACCATTGCTTAAAAGTACGCTTTGTCGTGTATTTGGCAATGGTATAAAGCTTCGATATACCGCATTGGTTATTGAAAAGCCTAAGGCTACCGTAACTCAGGATAGCACGAATCATTCGATCCGTATTGAGCAACAGAGAAAAAAAACTGATGCGCAGCCTTCTGTTACAGTTGCCGATCCTTTTCGGCAGCCGGAATATTGTGATCTGGACCCTCAGTTAAATCCGGTCTATACGTTCGATAGTTATTATTCAGGCGAAAGTAATAAGCTGGCTCGTACGGCAGCCGAGTCTATAGCTTCCGATCCCGGAAATACACCTTTTAACCCTTTGTTTTTATTTGGAGAATCGGGGGTGGGAAAAACCCATTTAATACAGGCTATCGGGATTAAAATAAAAGAAAACAATCCGCGCGCCCGTGTATTATATATATCTTCTCATCTTTTTCTGGTACAATATACCAATGCCGTGCGTAATAATACGGTAAACGATTTTATTAATTTCTATCAAAGCATCGATGTATTATTGATGGATGATATTCAGGAGTTTGCCGGAAAGCAAGGTACACAAAATACATTCTTCCATATATTTAATCATCTTCATCAAAATAAGAAACAGTTGGTACTGACCTCAGACCGTCCCCCTGTGGAACTGGACGGAATGTTGCCTCGTTTGCTGACCCGTTTTAAATGGGGATTAACGGCCAAAGTGGAACGTCCGGATTATGAACTTCGCAGGAATATCCTGATGAATAAGGTAGTACACGACGGTCTGGCCATTCCGGAGCCGGTTATTGATTATATTGCACGTAACGTAACGGATAATGTACGTGACTTGGAAGGTATTATAGTTTCTCTTATGGCTCATGCTACTATATTTAACCGCGAGGTCGATATCGATCTGGCCGACCGGGTACTGAGTAATAGCGTGAAAATCGAGAAAAAGCAGATAACTGCTGAGTCTATAAAAGATACGGTTTGCGGGTATTTTAATATAGAACCGCGTCTTTTGCAGGCTAAGTCAAGAAAAAGCGAAATCGTGCAAGCTCGTCATATATCTATGTTTCTGGCTAAAAAATATACCGAACTGTCATTGGCTTGTATTGGAGATGTTATAGGAAAACGCGACCATGCTACTGTATTACATGCCTGTAAGACCATCGGAGAGCGTATGGCGGTGGATAAATCTTTAAAGGCGGCACTGGGTGAAATAGAAGAACTGTTACAAAAATAGATGATTAGCGAAATAAAAAAGGAGCTTGCATAAAGCTCCTTTTTTATAAATGTAATATTTCAGAATTCGAATCCTTGCTTTTTTATGAGGTCAAGCAGCACTTTAGAATAAATTTCGTTATTTTCTTTCGTATATCGTATATCAGTGAAAATCTGGGCGAGTGTTTCTTTTTGATTTTCAATTATATACTGTTTGTTTGCCGGATCTGATTCTTTCTCGAGGTAAAGGCGGTCTATATCATCCTTACTATAGTCTGAGTAGGTTTCGTAATGTACGATAGCTTCTAAAGGCAGACGTTCTGTTTGTTCCGGTATATCTTCCGGGTATCCTACCGTAAGAGTGGTTATAGGTATTACATACCGGGGGAGGTTCAATATTTCCACGATTTGTGGTGCGTTGTAGGTCGTAGTTCCCAGATAACAACATCCCAATCCTACCGCTTCGGCCGCCGTATTGAATTGTTGTGTTACGATGACTGCATCTAAAGCGGCCGTTACAAATGACTGGAAATTTTCATATCCGGGATTAGCATTCCTGTATCTACACCATTTTATAAAACGGTTGAAATCTGCACAAAAAGTAAGAACTACAGGTGCTTGTGTGACAGTAGGTTGATTAAAATGAGCTGGTGCCAGTTTTTTCTTGTTATCGGTATCTCGTGTTATTACGACGCTATATACCTGCATATTTCCCGTAGTAGGAGCTCTGAAGGAGATTTCAAGAAGTTCGTTCAGTAATTCGTCACTGATGTCTCTATTGCTGTATTTGCGTATTGTTCTTCTGTTTTTTAAAGTGTCTAACATAACTTGTTAATTAAGAATGATTGATACAAAAGTAATGATTATATGAACGAATTAAAAGAGAAAAGAAGAATATCAAATATTTTTTTTGTAAATCGCTTACGTCTGAAAATCATTCGTATAATAAATTATGTTGTTTGTATGGTTATTGAAAAAAATATTTTGGGAAACTTTTTTGATGTATATTTAATTTAATATACTGATAATCAGGATGTGGTTTGGCGTTTTTGGGAAACTTTCTTTTTTGATTAAAATAATGAATGATATATTTGTGTAAATAAAATGTTTTATATAAACTTGCATTGTAAATCTTATATCAAAAATCTATTCGGAATTTTCGTCTGTTTTGATGAGTATAGTACTTAAATTTTTTTAAAAGTGAAATCTACAGTTTACACTTACGATGAAGCATTGGCCGCTTCATTGGAGTATTTTAAGGGCGACGAGCTGGCTGCTCGTGTATGGGTAAATAAGTACGCTCTTAAAGATTCGTATGGAAATATCTACGAAAAAACACCCGATGACATGCATTGGCGTTTAGCCAGTGAAGTAGCTCGTATGGAGAGCAAATATCCGAATCCGTTATCGGCTCAGGAGTTGTTTGATCTTATGGCCCGGTTTAAATATATCGTGCCTCAGGGTAGTCCGATGAGCGGTATAGGTAATAATTATCAGGTAGGGTCCTTATCCAATTGTTTTGTAATAGGGTTGGACGGGGCTCCTGACTCGTACGGCGGGATTATTAAAATAGACGAAGAACAGGTACAACTGATGAAGCGTCGGGGAGGTGTAGGTCATGATCTTTCACATATTCGTCCTAAAGGCACTCCGGTGAAAAATTCTGCATTGACCTCTACCGGTTTGGTTCCTTTTATGGAGCGTTATTCCAATTCTACCCGTGAGGTGGCTCAGGATGGGCGCCGGGGGGCATTGATGCTTTCTGTATCTATAAAACACCCTGATTCGGAGGCTTTTATCGATGCTAAGATGACCGAGGGAAAAGTAACGGGTGCAAATGTTTCCGTAAAGATACATGATGATTTCATGAAAGCTGCGATAGCAGGAGAGCCTTATACACAACAATATCCTATAGATGCGAAAGAACCGGGAACGACGAAAACTGTAGATGCCCAGGCTATCTGGAAAAAGATAGTACATAATGCCTGGAAGTCTGCAGAACCGGGCGTACTTTTCTGGGATACGATAACCCGGGAATCTGTTCCCGACTGTTATGCCGATTTAGGATTCAAGACTGTTTCGACCAATCCCTGTGGAGAAATACCTTTGTGCCCTTATGACAGTTGCCGGTTACTGGCTGTGAACCTATATGCTTATGTAGTTAATCCGTTTACACCGGAAGCCTATTTCGATTTCGAGCTTTTCAAGAAACATATTGCTCTGGCTCAGCGTATCATGGACGATATTATCGATCTTGAAATGGAAAAGATAGATAAAATTATCGCCAAAATAGCATCGGATCCGGAGACTGCCGAAGTGAAAGAAACAGAACTTCACTTGTGGAATAAGATACGTACAAAGACGCTCAAAGGACGCAGGACCGGGGTAGGAACAACAGCCGAGGGAGATATGATAGCCGCATTGGGATTGCGGTATGGTACCGAAGAGGCAACCGATTTCTCGGAAAAGGTACATAAAATATTGGCATTGGCCGCCTACCGTTCTTCTGTAGATATGGCTCGTGAACGTGGCTCATTCGAAATATATGATGCAAAAAGGGAAGAAAATAATCCCTTTATATCCCGTTTACGCGAAGCCGATCCTGATTTATATGAGGATATGGTAAAATATGGACGCCGTAACATTGCTTGTCTGACAATTGCGCCAACGGGAACAACCAGCTTGATGACACAAACAACTTCCGGTATAGAGCCGGTATTTATGCCGGTATATCGCCGCCGCCGTAAAGTGAATCCGAATGATCCTCAGGTTCGCATCGATTTTGTGGACGAGTCGGGAGATGCCTATGAAGAATATGTGGTATATCACCATAAATTCGTTACCTGGATGGAAAATGCCGGAATAGAAGTACGTTCTGATTACAGCCAGGAAGAAATTGATAAACTGGTGGAGAAGTCTCCTTATTATAAAGCAACCTCCAATGATGTGGACTGGATGCAGAAAGTCCGTATGCAGGGACGGGTACAAAAATGGGTCGACCACTCTATTAGTGTAACGATTAACTTACCTGCCGATGTGACCGAAGAATTGGTCGGTAATCTTTATGTGGAAGCCTGGAAATCGGGATGTAAAGGATGTACGGTATACCGTGACGGTTCCCGTTCCGGTGTGCTTATTGCAGCAAAGAAAGAAGAAAAGAAACCGGTCGTTGCTCCCGAAGAGATCAAACGTCCTATTGAGCTGGAAGCAGATGTCGTACGTTTCCAGAATAATAAAGAAAAGTGGATCGCTTTCGTGGGGTTGAAAGATAACAAACCTTATGAAATATTTACCGGACTTGCCGATGACGAGGATGGTATATTTTGTCCTAAGAATGTGGTGAAGGGAAAGATCATCAAAGCTGTAGACGAGGATGGTACAAAACGTTATGACTTTCAGTTTATTAATAAGAGAGGATATAAAACAACGATTGAAGGGCTGTCCGATAAGTTCAATCCCGAGTACTGGAACTATGCCAAATTGATTTCTGGAGTGTTGAGATACGGTATGCCTATCGACCAGGTTCTCAAATTAATTTCCAGTCTGGAACTCGACAGCCAGTCTATTAATAGCTGGAAAAACGGTGTAGAGCGTGCCTTGAAAAAATATTTGCCGAACGGGACTAAGGCGAACGGTCAGACATGTCCTCATTGCGGACAGGAAACACTCGTTTATCAGGAAGGTTGTCTTATATGCACTTCATGCGGGACTTCCAAATGCGGATAATAAATATACCCGGATATTGAGTAACAAGAGCGGAACCTTATGGTACCCGCTCTTGTTATTTTATTGTATTTTCTCCGGTCGTATGAATTATAATGTTTTTTAAGTTGTGTTTTATGCCCGGATGTTGTATTTTTATATGCACATGAGTGCCTTGTCAATATAGTAAAAAACGAATAGTATATGAGAATAATTTTCAATATCGAATACAGGACTGTATGGGGAGAAACGCTTTGCATTTCGGGGGATATACCCGGGTTGGGAAGCAGCTCTGCCGAGAGTGCCGTCGAGATGACCTGTGAAGGAGAAGGACATTGGTCGTATATTCTGGATATTCCGGATAACCAGGGATCGTTTCGTTATCGTTATCTGGTAAAACATAACGGATATGTAAGTCAGACAGAGTGGGGGTCTTCCCGCACTTATATGCCCGAACCGGGCGTGGAGGTCAGTCATGTTTATGATTCGTGGTCGTCCATGCCATATAATAAGTCTTTTTATTCATCCGCATTTACCGATGGTATCTTTTTGAGAGAGTTTGCCGATAAAAAGGCGGTTAAATCCTGTCGTGGGACAATTACCCTTCGTGTAGCAGCTCCTATGATTCAGGCCGATGAAGTCCTGGCGATTACCGGAAACCTGAAAACTTTGGGAAACTGGAATATTTCTGATGCGTTATTGTTGAATGATAAGGATTTTCCTGAATGGAGTATTGTTTTAGACGCGTCGAATCTTTCCTATCCTTTCGAATATAAGTTCGTTATCCTGAAAAAAAGTTCGCGGGATATGGTTGCCTGGGAAGCCGGAGATAACCGTTATTTCAATTTGTTGCCTCCGGGAGAAAAGGAGAACCTTATACTTTCGGGATTGCGCTTTGTCAATCCTTCCAGGCCTTGGAAAGGAGCTGGTGTGGCAATTCCGGTCTTTTCTTTACGTTCTGACGATAGTTTCGGAGTAGGAGAGTTCAGAGATCTGATGAAATTGGTAGACTGGGCCGTGGAGACCGGACAGAAGTTCGTCCAGATACTTCCTATAAACGATACAACCATGGCAGGGACATGGCAGGATTCCTACCCTTATAATGCCAACTCTACTTTTGCTTTACACCCGCAATATATACATTTGCAAGCTGTCGGATTGCTTTCCGATAAAGCGAAAATGATCCGTTACGAGAAACTCGGCAAAGAGCTGAATTCCTTAGAAGAAATAGACTACGAACGGGTAAATCGTGCCAAGTCGGAATATTTAAAGGATATATTCGTCGAGATAGGAGAATATACTTTGGCTCAGCCGTCTTTCCGGGATTTTTTTAAACGAAACCGTTCCTGGCTGGTTCCTTATGCGGCGTTCTGTAGTTTACGGGACAGATTCGGTACCAGTGATTTCAGTTGCTGGGGCGAATATGCTGTTTATGAAGAAAGTAAAATTATATCGTACACAGCATCCAATAGTCCGTATTATAAAGAAGTATCTTTAGTATATTTTATTCAATACCATTTACACTTACAAATGTCCGAAGTACGGAATTATGCCCGTCAGGAAGGAGTGGTGCTGAAAGGGGATATACCTATCGGCATTAGCCGCACGAGTGTGGACGCCTGGGTGAACCCCCGCTTGTTTCATTTGGATTCACAGGCCGGTGCGCCTCCGGATGATTTTTCGGTATCAGGCCAGAACTGGGGATTTCCAACCTATAATTGGGAGGAGATGGCACGGGACGGATATGAATGGTGGAAAGCAAGATTCCGAAAAATGGCGGAATATTTCGATGCATACCGTATCGACCATATTTTGGGATTCTTCAGGATATGGGAAATACCTTGCGATGCGGTACAAGGTTTGTTGGGGCATTTTAACCCCGCGTTGCCTTTTACCCCCTCCGACCTGCAGAATTATGGATTTGAATTCCATAAGGAGCGCCATGCTACGCCTTATATCTATGATTATTTTTTGGGGGATTTTTTCGGAGAATATACCGGTGAAGTGATTTCTTCTTATCTG
It contains:
- a CDS encoding adenosylcobalamin-dependent ribonucleoside-diphosphate reductase, whose product is MKSTVYTYDEALAASLEYFKGDELAARVWVNKYALKDSYGNIYEKTPDDMHWRLASEVARMESKYPNPLSAQELFDLMARFKYIVPQGSPMSGIGNNYQVGSLSNCFVIGLDGAPDSYGGIIKIDEEQVQLMKRRGGVGHDLSHIRPKGTPVKNSALTSTGLVPFMERYSNSTREVAQDGRRGALMLSVSIKHPDSEAFIDAKMTEGKVTGANVSVKIHDDFMKAAIAGEPYTQQYPIDAKEPGTTKTVDAQAIWKKIVHNAWKSAEPGVLFWDTITRESVPDCYADLGFKTVSTNPCGEIPLCPYDSCRLLAVNLYAYVVNPFTPEAYFDFELFKKHIALAQRIMDDIIDLEMEKIDKIIAKIASDPETAEVKETELHLWNKIRTKTLKGRRTGVGTTAEGDMIAALGLRYGTEEATDFSEKVHKILALAAYRSSVDMARERGSFEIYDAKREENNPFISRLREADPDLYEDMVKYGRRNIACLTIAPTGTTSLMTQTTSGIEPVFMPVYRRRRKVNPNDPQVRIDFVDESGDAYEEYVVYHHKFVTWMENAGIEVRSDYSQEEIDKLVEKSPYYKATSNDVDWMQKVRMQGRVQKWVDHSISVTINLPADVTEELVGNLYVEAWKSGCKGCTVYRDGSRSGVLIAAKKEEKKPVVAPEEIKRPIELEADVVRFQNNKEKWIAFVGLKDNKPYEIFTGLADDEDGIFCPKNVVKGKIIKAVDEDGTKRYDFQFINKRGYKTTIEGLSDKFNPEYWNYAKLISGVLRYGMPIDQVLKLISSLELDSQSINSWKNGVERALKKYLPNGTKANGQTCPHCGQETLVYQEGCLICTSCGTSKCG
- a CDS encoding nitroreductase family protein, which translates into the protein MLDTLKNRRTIRKYSNRDISDELLNELLEISFRAPTTGNMQVYSVVITRDTDNKKKLAPAHFNQPTVTQAPVVLTFCADFNRFIKWCRYRNANPGYENFQSFVTAALDAVIVTQQFNTAAEAVGLGCCYLGTTTYNAPQIVEILNLPRYVIPITTLTVGYPEDIPEQTERLPLEAIVHYETYSDYSKDDIDRLYLEKESDPANKQYIIENQKETLAQIFTDIRYTKENNEIYSKVLLDLIKKQGFEF
- a CDS encoding 4-alpha-glucanotransferase gives rise to the protein MRIIFNIEYRTVWGETLCISGDIPGLGSSSAESAVEMTCEGEGHWSYILDIPDNQGSFRYRYLVKHNGYVSQTEWGSSRTYMPEPGVEVSHVYDSWSSMPYNKSFYSSAFTDGIFLREFADKKAVKSCRGTITLRVAAPMIQADEVLAITGNLKTLGNWNISDALLLNDKDFPEWSIVLDASNLSYPFEYKFVILKKSSRDMVAWEAGDNRYFNLLPPGEKENLILSGLRFVNPSRPWKGAGVAIPVFSLRSDDSFGVGEFRDLMKLVDWAVETGQKFVQILPINDTTMAGTWQDSYPYNANSTFALHPQYIHLQAVGLLSDKAKMIRYEKLGKELNSLEEIDYERVNRAKSEYLKDIFVEIGEYTLAQPSFRDFFKRNRSWLVPYAAFCSLRDRFGTSDFSCWGEYAVYEESKIISYTASNSPYYKEVSLVYFIQYHLHLQMSEVRNYARQEGVVLKGDIPIGISRTSVDAWVNPRLFHLDSQAGAPPDDFSVSGQNWGFPTYNWEEMARDGYEWWKARFRKMAEYFDAYRIDHILGFFRIWEIPCDAVQGLLGHFNPALPFTPSDLQNYGFEFHKERHATPYIYDYFLGDFFGEYTGEVISSYLEDKGYGRKVFRNEVDTQRKVVELFSGKEDEKSLRIKNGLLGLLDEVLFVEDPVKQGYYHPRISAQYTYSYRALSDGERWAYDKMYNDFFYHRHNEFWKQEAMRKLPPLISSTRMLVCGEDLGMIPHCVPEVMKTLQILSLEIQRMPKYPEYEFGDIWHYPYLSVCTTSTHDMSPIRAWWEEDRSKTQRFYNQVLHEGGQAPFYCEPWVCEKIIYMHLNSPSMLAILPLQDWLSMDGKLRRENPQEERINVPANSRHYWRYRMHLTLEELLEQEDFNRRIRRMIGESGR